The region CTGGAGCAGGCTCTGGGGGCAGAACATCGCTGGGGTGTTGGGCAGGGCCCCAGACTCGGTGGGTTTGGTGTAAAAACCCTGCAGGGTTTGGTTTGTGCACGTGGAACACGGGGAGTGCGACAGcggagcagagccaggaattAATTTGGTGACTCTGCACAAGGGCCACGCTTTTTGTCTGGTCCCAAACCTGTGGGGCTGAGGGTGCAGCAGCCCCAAACCCGTGGGGCTGAGGgtgcagagctctgggtgtggggctgagggtgcagcagggctctgggtgtggggctgagggtgctgcagagctctgggtgtgGGGCTGAGGGTGCAGCAGCCCCAAACCCGTGGGGCAGCTCTGAGTGTGGGGCTGAgggtgcagcagctctgggtgtggGGCTGAGGGTGCTGCAGTCCTGAGTGTGGGGCTGAGGGTGCTCACCCACCCCTGAGAGCCCTGCTTGCCTTGCAGGCCCTGAGCGAGGAGATCAAGCACATGCACGGCCTGCGGATCTTCACCTCGGCCCCCAAGgcctgaggctgctccagcagcaataAAACGCCCCAGGAGGGGCACCCAGGGATGTGAATTCCACCCAGTGTTGTGTGTTCAATCAGGGCCCCgtggggcagggaaaggagaggagaaaccctcttcctctgaaagaagagcaggaagaaactttattattattattattgttgttgttgttgttgttgttattgcCTTTGCCACACAGGAGGGACCCGTGGgacatcccagagctgctcctcccacccacccagggacagggacagcccacCCTGGGGCCAGGCACTTCTCCTCCTCACCCCTGCTTAAGGCTCTGGGCCAAAGTGCACCTCTTTTATccaaaaaaagaattaaaaaaacccaagaaaaagCACTTCCAAAAATAAGCTGAGCCTCTCCGGGCgtgctctggggctggagagTCCAGagaggagctctgggagcagaaAGCGGCCGGGCAGCACCTGGAAcatccagagcagggcagaacCTGCTCCACCTGCGGCCAGCCCAGGGCAAGGAGAGCCCAGCGGGGGCTGCAGAGCGGCGCTGAGGCCGCTCGCTGCCGGctgaagaggaagcagaaaaggagcagCCAGAAGGGTCCTCCCAGGAGGGTTTTATCTGTCCTTGGAGCCCAACTTCTCAATCAGCTCATGCAGAGGAGCCAGCTCACGCCTGTCGATCAGGCTGAACtcctggcaggaggaaaaggagacacCAAGAAGTGAGGGAAGATGGAAAAGGTGTCACCCTGCACGGGCTGGGGGCAGCACCGCTCCTGGTCCTCGTGGAGAAATCAGATTTCAACAAAACTCCTGTCATGTTGCTGCACACAGCAAGGCACAGACCAGGctggaaaagtaaaagaaaggtgctggtgctgctctgagTCGGTTCCTGAGCTACAAACCCTCTGAGTTCTCCTCCAGTTCTGGATTTGTTGGCTGCAGATTGGTAATTAAAACCCGAGAGAGAAATTGGAGCACTTAcagcaaacagaacaaaaaaaccccacaaaagcCCGGCAGCACAAAGGGCTCAGCTGGGTGTTAACAGAGCAGATCTTGGAGATTTCCACCCAGAATCCTCCAAAAGCCAAGAGAGAAGGTGAGATCACCTCCAGCTCACCTGCACGAAGAAGATAAAGTGCTTGAAGGAGGTGTTGAGGTgagcctcctcctgcagccGCATCACCGAGTCGAAGTGCTGGTGGTAGATGTGGGCGTAGACCCGGAACAGCCGCTTCAGGATGGTCTTGGCCACCGACATGAAGTTCTTGGGAAAGGGGACACCTGGAAAagggggacaggcagggatCAGGGCATGGCCCAGCCAGGAGGGGCCGAGCCAGGGCTCGTGGCTGCACCCACCGATCTTGGAGGGGAAGAGGGTCTCGTCATCCAGCTGGTCCTGCACCCACGTCATCAGGTAATCGATGTACTTGGGTGCTGAGCACTTGATGGGCTTCTTGATGTTGGTGCCGTCGGCCCAGT is a window of Parus major isolate Abel unplaced genomic scaffold, Parus_major1.1 Scaffold547, whole genome shotgun sequence DNA encoding:
- the LOC107199276 gene encoding MOB kinase activator 1A, with the translated sequence MSFLFGSRSSKTFKPKKNIPEGSHQYELLKHAEATLGSGNLRQAVMLPEGEDLNEWIAVNTVDFFNQINMLYGTITEFCTESSCPVMSAGPRYEYHWADGTNIKKPIKCSAPKYIDYLMTWVQDQLDDETLFPSKIGVPFPKNFMSVAKTILKRLFRVYAHIYHQHFDSVMRLQEEAHLNTSFKHFIFFVQEFSLIDRRELAPLHELIEKLGSKDR